One window from the genome of Cryptomeria japonica chromosome 6, Sugi_1.0, whole genome shotgun sequence encodes:
- the LOC131057857 gene encoding beta-glucosidase 18-like produces the protein MQFLSLRLFHLMSAIKGEANMSKVILVIMIMVATVLGEVEIDRSSFPPGFIFGTASSSYQVEGAYLEDGKGLNNWDVFTHTHPENIADGSNGDVADEQYHRYKEDIDLMSSLGVDSYRFSISWSRILPAGRGAVNVKGIKFYNNLIDTLLSKGIEPFVTLNHYDLPLQLEDSYGGWLSPHVVKDFEAFANICFAAFGDRVKYWATFNEPNIFVQGGYLTGTYPPSRCSWPFGNCTDGNSKTEPYIAAHNVILSHAAAVDAYRTKYQSKQGGSIGIVISSSWYEPLRNIPDDRAAVERLLAFDTAWFLDPIVYGDYPPEMRRMLGRRLPTFPREMSEKVKGSYDFIGINHYTTSYAKDCLFSLCYKIQYCPDALVYITGERDGVPIGEPTGMEGSFVVPYGMEKIVMYVKERYNNPVIIITENGYGQQNHPSVPLADALNDDRRVNQMESYLTYLAAAIRKGADVRGYYVWSILDNFEWLYGYTKRFGLYYVDYATQKRIPKLSAKWYKNFLSKNHGSHNIPQVKGRTNKMKQLFSDQAQAI, from the exons ATGCAATTTTTAAGTTTGCGCTTGTTTCATCTAATGTCTGCCATTAAGGGAGAGGCAAATATGTCGAAAGTAATACTTGTGATTATGATAATGGTGGCTACAGTTTTGGGAGAAGTAGAGATTGATAGAAGCAGTTTTCCACCTGGATTTATCTTTGGAACGGCCTCTTCTTCCTATCAG GTGGAAGGTGCGTATCTGGAAGACGGAAAGGGTCTAAACAATTGGGATGTTTTTACGCACACTCATCCAG AAAATATTGCTGACGGAAGTAATGGGGATGTGGCTGATGAGCAGTATCATCGTTACAAG GAAGATATAGATTTGATGAGTTCCCTTGGGGTGGACTCCTATCGCTTCTCCATATCATGGTCTCGCATTCTTCCAG CTGGAAGAGGAGCTGTGAACGTGAAGGGAATTAAGTTTTATAACAATCTCATAGACACTCTACTGTCAAAGG GAATCGAACCATTTGTGACGTTGAATCATTATGATCTTCCACTGCAATTAGAGGATTCGTATGGGGGCTGGTTGAGTCCCCACGTAGT GAAGGATTTCGAAGCATTTGCAAACATTTGCTTTGCAGCATTCGGGGACAGAGTGAAATACTGGGCAACATTCAATGAGCCCAATATATTTGTCCAGGGCGGTTATCTTACAGGAACTTATCCCCCTTCTCGGTGTTCTTGGCCCTTCGGGAACTGTACCGATGGCAACTCAAAAACCGAACCCTACATTGCTGCTCATAATGTTATATTATCACATGCAGCAGCGGTTGATGCCTATAGAACCAAATATCAG AGCAAACAGGGAGGGTCTATTGGTATAGTAATCTCGTCTTCATGGTATGAGCCTCTAAGAAATATACCAGATGACAGAGCTGCCgttgagagattgttggcattcgacACTGCCTG GTTTCTCGACCCAATTGTTTATGGGGATTATCCTCCTGAAATGCGCCGAATGTTAGGGAGGCGTCTCCCTACTTTCCCCAGAGAAATGTCAGAGAAAGTAAAGGGTTCTTATGACTTTATAGGCATTAACCATTACACAACATCGTATGCCAAGGACTGCCTCTTCTCGCTGTGTTATAAAATACAGTATTGTCCAGATGCATTAGTCTATATAACTG GTGAGAGAGACGGAGTACCTATAGGAGAGCCG ACGGGCATGGAAGGATCTTTTGTTGTGCCATATGGAATGGAAAAAATTGTGATGTACGTCAAAGAAAGATACAACAATCCTGTAATTATTATCACGGAAAATG GTTATGGTCAACAAAATCATCCGTCAGTCCCATTGGCAGATGCTCTGAATGATGATCGAAGAGTCAACCAAATGGAAAGCTATCTCACCTATTTGGCAGCGGCCATAAG AAAAGGAGCAGACGTGAGAGGTTACTATGTGTGGTCAATTCTGGACAATTTCGAATGGTTATACGGCTACACTAAACGCTTTGGGCTTTACTATGTTGATTACGCCACTCAGAAACGAATTCCAAAGCTATCTGCCAAGTGGTATAAGAACTTCCTCAGCAAAAATCATGGATCGCACAACATTCCACAAGTCAAGGGGCGAACCAACAAAATGAAGCAACTCTTCTCTGATCAAGCACAAGCTATATAA